The following proteins are co-located in the Helicobacter acinonychis genome:
- a CDS encoding SAM hydrolase/SAM-dependent halogenase family protein: MRKTILALFLVVHIGSSSVYADNALILQTDFSLKDGAVSAMKGVAFSVDHNLKIFDLTHEIPPYNIWEGAYRLYQTASYWPEGSVFVSVVDPGVGTKRKSVVLKTKNNQYFVSPDNGTLTLVAQTLGIDSVREIDEKANRLKGSEKSYTFHGRDVYAYTGAHLASGAITFEQVGPKLPTKVVELPYQKAKAAKGEVKGNIPILDIQYGNVWSNISDKLLNQAGIKLNDTLCVTIFKGSKKKYEGKMPYVASFGGVPKGQPLVYLNSLLNVSVALNMDNFAQKHQIKSGADWNIEAKKCAK; encoded by the coding sequence ATGAGAAAAACGATTTTAGCGTTGTTTTTAGTAGTGCATATAGGGTCATCATCCGTTTATGCTGATAACGCTTTGATTTTACAAACAGATTTTAGCTTGAAAGATGGGGCCGTCTCAGCAATGAAAGGCGTTGCATTCAGCGTTGATCATAACCTTAAGATCTTTGATTTAACGCACGAAATCCCTCCGTATAACATCTGGGAAGGTGCTTACCGCTTGTATCAAACCGCTAGTTATTGGCCAGAGGGTTCGGTATTTGTGAGCGTGGTTGATCCGGGCGTAGGCACTAAGCGTAAATCGGTGGTGCTGAAAACTAAAAACAATCAGTATTTTGTCTCGCCGGATAACGGTACGCTGACTTTAGTGGCACAAACTTTGGGTATTGATAGCGTGCGAGAAATTGATGAAAAAGCTAACCGCTTGAAAGGTTCTGAAAAATCCTACACTTTCCATGGTCGTGATGTGTATGCTTACACCGGTGCGCACTTGGCTTCTGGGGCGATCACATTTGAGCAGGTTGGACCAAAACTTCCCACAAAAGTTGTCGAACTCCCTTATCAAAAAGCGAAAGCGGCAAAAGGGGAGGTGAAAGGCAATATCCCAATTTTGGATATTCAATACGGCAATGTTTGGAGCAATATCAGCGACAAATTATTAAATCAAGCAGGGATCAAACTCAATGACACGCTGTGTGTAACTATTTTTAAAGGTTCTAAGAAAAAATACGAAGGGAAAATGCCGTATGTTGCAAGCTTTGGCGGTGTGCCAAAAGGTCAGCCCTTGGTCTATCTTAACAGCTTGTTGAATGTTTCCGTAGCGCTGAATATGGATAATTTCGCACAAAAACACCAAATTAAATCTGGTGCTGACTGGAATATTGAAGCGAAGAAGTGTGCTAAGTAA
- a CDS encoding HD domain-containing protein, protein MYGAHPVRVNSFSPFKPLRTPKLQIKFLRRVFVGASIRRWNDQACPLDLVELDKQAHKAMIAYLLAKDLKDRGRDLDLDLLIKYFCFEFLERLVLTDIKPPIFYALQQTHSKELASYVAKNLQDEIGAYFSLQELEEYLSHKPQILETQILESAHFYASKWEFDIIYHFNPSMYSVKEIKEKIDKQLHNNEHLFEGLFGEKEDLKKLVSMFGQLRFQKRWSQTPRVPQTSVLGHTLCVALMGYLLSFDLKACKSMRINHFLGGLFHDLPEILTRDIITPIKQSVAGLDYCIKEIEKKEMQNKVYSFVSLGVQEDLKYFTENEFKNRYKDKSHQIIFTKNAKELFTLYNSDAYFGVCGELLKVCDHLSAFLEAKISLSHGISSSDLIKGAENLLKLRSHAQILDVDLGKLFRDFK, encoded by the coding sequence ATGTATGGTGCGCATCCAGTAAGGGTTAATTCTTTCAGCCCTTTCAAACCCCTAAGAACCCCTAAACTCCAAATAAAATTTTTAAGGCGTGTGTTTGTGGGTGCGTCCATTAGGCGTTGGAATGACCAAGCATGCCCTTTGGATTTGGTGGAATTAGACAAACAAGCTCATAAGGCGATGATCGCCTATTTGCTCGCTAAAGATTTAAAAGATAGGGGTAGAGATTTAGATTTGGATCTTTTAATCAAGTATTTTTGCTTTGAATTTTTGGAGCGCTTGGTTTTAACCGATATTAAACCTCCTATTTTTTACGCCCTCCAACAAACCCATAGCAAGGAATTAGCCTCCTATGTCGCCAAAAATTTGCAAGATGAAATTGGTGCGTATTTTTCTTTGCAAGAATTAGAAGAGTATTTAAGCCACAAACCCCAAATTTTAGAAACTCAAATTTTAGAGAGTGCACATTTTTATGCGTCTAAATGGGAGTTTGATATTATTTATCATTTTAACCCCAGCATGTATAGCGTGAAAGAAATTAAAGAAAAGATTGATAAGCAACTCCACAATAACGAGCATTTGTTTGAAGGGCTTTTTGGGGAAAAAGAAGATTTGAAAAAATTGGTGAGCATGTTTGGGCAGTTGCGTTTCCAAAAGCGCTGGAGCCAAACCCCACGGGTGCCACAAACGAGCGTTTTAGGGCATACCTTATGCGTGGCGCTTATGGGGTATTTATTGAGTTTTGATTTAAAAGCTTGTAAAAGCATGCGGATCAATCATTTTTTGGGTGGGCTTTTCCATGACTTACCCGAGATTCTAACTAGAGACATTATCACGCCTATTAAACAAAGTGTTGCAGGGCTTGATTATTGTATTAAAGAGATTGAAAAAAAGGAAATGCAAAACAAGGTCTATTCTTTTGTTTCTTTGGGTGTTCAAGAAGATTTAAAATATTTCACCGAAAACGAGTTCAAAAACCGCTATAAAGACAAGTCCCATCAAATCATTTTCACCAAAAACGCTAAAGAATTATTTACGCTTTACAATAGCGATGCGTATTTTGGAGTTTGTGGGGAGCTTTTAAAGGTGTGCGATCATTTGAGCGCGTTTTTAGAAGCTAAAATCTCTCTTTCTCATGGCATTTCTAGTAGCGATTTAATCAAAGGGGCAGAAAATCTTTTAAAATTGCGATCCCACGCTCAAATACTTGATGTGGATTTAGGGAAGTTGTTTAGAGATTTTAAGTAA
- a CDS encoding RNA polymerase factor sigma-54 has product MAVLRANLSPKNKLNATLKGWLPILQSELEDLEEVLKQNALDNPLIKIENKRIKSFSDRFNTKSSSDHLENLTIASKSLFETLKDQIIPPLFPTETSQKIAMDIINGLNNEGYFEENVEERAKILGVESEIYEKVHKRFSYLNPAGIGARDVKESFLFQLESRELDNNELYEETRKIILHLEKHHEFSKDFYYEKALKILKSFKNPPAIEFLEKEIEVIPELFIMEVDNEIIVRLNDESYPTISLEEKRFKNSDYLKDKLKEAKDLIDALNLRKATIYKIGLMLLEYQYDFFKGKELRPLKLLDLANEFNHSVSTISRAISNKYLACERGVFPIKHFFSIALDNSETSNAVIKDYLLELIKNEDKKEPLSDAKILELIEEKFHLKMVRRTITKYRQLLNIASSSERKKLYLMHA; this is encoded by the coding sequence ATGGCGGTTTTACGTGCAAACCTTAGCCCTAAAAACAAGTTAAACGCTACTTTAAAAGGGTGGCTACCTATTTTACAAAGCGAGCTTGAAGATTTAGAAGAAGTTTTAAAACAAAATGCCCTAGATAACCCCTTAATCAAAATTGAAAACAAACGCATTAAAAGCTTTAGCGATCGTTTTAACACTAAAAGTAGTAGCGATCATTTAGAAAATTTAACGATCGCATCAAAAAGCCTTTTTGAGACTTTAAAAGATCAAATCATTCCCCCCCTTTTTCCCACTGAAACTTCTCAAAAAATCGCTATGGATATTATCAATGGGTTAAATAATGAGGGGTATTTTGAAGAAAATGTTGAAGAAAGGGCTAAAATTTTAGGGGTAGAGAGCGAAATTTATGAGAAAGTGCACAAGCGTTTTAGTTACCTTAATCCAGCTGGTATTGGAGCTAGAGATGTGAAAGAGAGCTTTTTATTTCAGCTAGAGAGTAGGGAATTAGACAATAACGAGCTTTATGAAGAAACGCGAAAAATTATTTTGCATTTAGAAAAACACCATGAATTTTCTAAAGATTTTTATTATGAAAAGGCTTTAAAAATTTTAAAATCCTTTAAAAACCCTCCAGCTATTGAGTTTTTAGAAAAAGAAATAGAAGTCATTCCTGAGCTTTTTATTATGGAAGTGGATAATGAAATCATCGTTCGTTTGAATGATGAGAGCTATCCGACGATTAGTTTGGAAGAAAAGCGTTTTAAGAATAGCGATTATTTGAAAGATAAATTAAAAGAGGCTAAAGATTTGATTGACGCTTTAAATTTAAGGAAAGCCACGATTTATAAAATCGGACTCATGCTTTTGGAGTATCAATACGATTTTTTTAAAGGAAAGGAATTGCGCCCTTTAAAATTATTGGATTTAGCCAATGAGTTTAACCACTCTGTAAGCACGATTTCAAGGGCAATTTCTAATAAATATTTAGCATGCGAGAGAGGGGTTTTCCCTATTAAGCATTTCTTTAGCATCGCTTTAGACAATAGCGAGACTTCAAACGCCGTGATTAAAGACTACCTTTTAGAATTGATTAAAAACGAAGACAAAAAAGAGCCTTTGAGCGACGCTAAGATTTTAGAACTCATTGAAGAAAAATTCCACTTGAAAATGGTAAGAAGAACGATCACCAAATACCGCCAATTACTCAATATCGCTTCATCAAGCGAAAGGAAAAAGCTCTATTTGATGCACGCTTGA
- the lptB gene encoding LPS export ABC transporter ATP-binding protein: MDILKAEHLNKQIKKTKIVSDVSLEVKSGEVVGLLGPNGAGKTTTFYMICGLLEPSGGSVYLNDVDLAKYSLHKRSNLGIGYLPQESSIFKELSVEENLALAGETTFKNSKESEEKMESLLDAFNIQAIRERKGMSLSGGERRRVEIARALMKNPKFVLLDEPFAGVDPIAVIDIQKIIESLIELNIGVLITDHNVRETLSVCHRAYVIKSGTLLASGNANEIYENALVRKYYLGENFKV, translated from the coding sequence ATGGATATTTTAAAAGCAGAGCATTTAAACAAACAAATCAAAAAAACCAAAATTGTTTCAGATGTTTCTTTAGAGGTTAAAAGTGGCGAAGTGGTGGGGCTTTTAGGGCCTAATGGGGCGGGTAAAACCACCACCTTTTACATGATATGCGGGCTTTTAGAGCCTAGTGGGGGGAGCGTTTATTTAAACGATGTGGATTTAGCCAAATACTCCTTGCACAAGCGATCTAATTTAGGCATAGGCTACTTACCTCAAGAATCTAGCATTTTCAAAGAATTGAGCGTGGAAGAGAATTTAGCCCTAGCAGGGGAGACTACTTTTAAAAACTCTAAAGAGAGCGAAGAAAAAATGGAAAGTTTGCTTGATGCTTTCAATATCCAAGCCATAAGAGAACGCAAAGGCATGAGCTTGAGTGGGGGAGAAAGGAGGCGCGTAGAAATCGCTAGAGCTTTAATGAAAAACCCTAAATTCGTGTTACTAGATGAGCCTTTTGCGGGCGTGGATCCGATCGCAGTGATTGATATTCAAAAGATTATTGAAAGCTTGATTGAATTAAACATTGGCGTCTTGATCACTGATCATAATGTGCGAGAGACTTTGAGTGTATGCCATAGGGCGTATGTGATTAAAAGTGGCACGCTTCTAGCGAGTGGGAACGCTAATGAAATTTATGAAAACGCTTTGGTGCGTAAATATTATTTAGGGGAAAATTTTAAGGTGTGA
- the tsaE gene encoding tRNA (adenosine(37)-N6)-threonylcarbamoyltransferase complex ATPase subunit type 1 TsaE — translation MRANLDELDKVAVAILKDDFRGVVFLKGVVGSGKTTLVQACLKHLGLDIQATSPTFSVMHAYSESVFHYDFYMRDLEACLELGMLECLLEKGIHFVEWGDEKLEKILKKYDLAIKVVEIKTKSNSRFYTIKIA, via the coding sequence ATGAGAGCGAATTTAGACGAATTAGACAAAGTGGCTGTTGCAATTTTAAAAGATGATTTTAGGGGGGTGGTGTTTTTAAAAGGTGTTGTAGGGAGCGGTAAAACGACTTTAGTTCAAGCGTGCTTGAAACATTTGGGTTTAGACATTCAAGCGACTTCGCCCACCTTTAGCGTGATGCATGCTTATAGCGAGAGCGTGTTCCATTATGATTTTTACATGCGCGATTTAGAGGCTTGTTTGGAGCTTGGCATGTTAGAGTGTTTGTTAGAAAAAGGGATCCATTTTGTGGAATGGGGCGATGAAAAATTAGAAAAAATTTTAAAAAAATACGATTTAGCTATTAAGGTTGTAGAAATCAAAACAAAATCAAATAGCCGTTTTTATACAATAAAGATCGCTTGA
- a CDS encoding DNA polymerase III subunit gamma/tau, whose amino-acid sequence MQVLALKYRPKHFSELVGQESVAKTLSLALDNQRLANAYLFSGLRGSGKTSSSRIFARALMCEAGPKAMPCDTCIQCQSALNNHHIDIIEMDGASNRGIDDVRNLIEQTRYKPSFGRYKIFIIDEVHMFTTEAFNALLKTLEEPPSHVKFLLATTDALKLPTTILSRTQHFRFKKIPENSVISHLKTILEKEQVYYEESALEKLAHSGQGSLRDTLTLLEQAINYCDNAITESKVAEMLGAIDRSVLEDFFQSLINQDEAKLQERYEILENYETEGVLEEMMLFLKAKLLSPDTYSILLIERFFKIIMSALSLLKEGANSGFVLLLLKMKFKEALKLKALDDAILELEQTKESALKPLNQNANAIQQENQTLKTPPLKTPIVEAPQTPMLSAKDRIFYNLFKQVQKLIYERNYELGAVFEKNIRFIDFDSHTKTLTWESLAVDKDKELLRECFKIVKNIVDSVFGKGESIKIALNNHLENKNAPLEEIKEFKISSLREKILPKPTTETMPTAEIEKKEVVEKKTKENKNKENKENKENKQQEAPTELQEFLVNNSDLIEEIKGEFEIKSVELL is encoded by the coding sequence ATGCAAGTTTTAGCGTTAAAATACCGCCCCAAACATTTTAGCGAGCTAGTCGGACAAGAGAGCGTGGCTAAAACGCTTTCTTTAGCCTTAGACAACCAGCGTTTGGCTAACGCTTATTTATTCAGTGGGTTAAGAGGTTCGGGTAAAACAAGCTCTTCTAGGATTTTTGCAAGGGCTTTAATGTGTGAAGCAGGGCCAAAAGCCATGCCTTGTGATACTTGCATCCAATGCCAGAGCGCTTTAAATAACCACCATATAGATATTATAGAAATGGATGGGGCGTCTAATAGGGGGATTGATGATGTCCGTAATCTCATAGAGCAAACCCGCTACAAACCAAGCTTTGGGCGCTATAAAATCTTTATTATTGATGAAGTGCATATGTTCACTACCGAAGCATTTAACGCGCTTTTAAAGACTTTAGAAGAGCCTCCTAGCCATGTGAAATTCCTTTTAGCGACAACGGACGCTTTGAAGTTACCCACTACCATACTCAGTCGCACCCAGCATTTTAGGTTTAAAAAAATCCCTGAAAATTCTGTTATTTCTCATTTAAAAACCATTTTAGAAAAAGAACAAGTGTATTATGAAGAGAGCGCGTTAGAAAAACTAGCTCACAGCGGTCAAGGGAGCTTGAGAGACACGCTCACCCTTTTAGAGCAAGCCATCAACTATTGCGATAACGCTATCACAGAAAGCAAAGTGGCTGAAATGTTAGGGGCGATTGACAGAAGCGTTTTGGAAGATTTTTTTCAAAGCTTAATCAACCAAGATGAAGCTAAATTGCAAGAGCGTTATGAAATTTTAGAAAATTATGAAACCGAGGGCGTTTTAGAAGAAATGATGCTTTTTTTGAAAGCGAAGTTGTTAAGCCCTGATACTTATTCAATCCTTTTGATAGAGCGCTTTTTTAAAATCATTATGAGCGCTTTGAGCCTTTTAAAAGAGGGAGCAAATTCTGGTTTTGTGCTACTATTATTGAAAATGAAATTTAAAGAAGCTTTGAAACTCAAAGCATTAGATGATGCGATTTTAGAATTGGAGCAAACAAAAGAAAGTGCTTTGAAACCTTTAAATCAAAACGCTAACGCCATCCAACAAGAAAACCAAACACTAAAAACCCCACCACTAAAAACCCCAATAGTGGAGGCCCCACAAACGCCAATGCTTTCAGCTAAAGATCGTATTTTCTACAACCTTTTTAAACAAGTCCAAAAATTGATTTATGAGCGCAACTACGAGTTAGGGGCTGTGTTTGAAAAAAATATCCGTTTCATTGATTTTGATAGCCACACTAAAACTTTGACTTGGGAGTCTTTAGCGGTTGATAAAGATAAGGAGCTTTTAAGAGAGTGTTTTAAAATCGTGAAAAATATCGTTGATAGCGTTTTTGGCAAGGGTGAAAGTATCAAAATCGCTTTAAACAATCATTTAGAAAATAAAAACGCTCCACTAGAAGAGATTAAAGAGTTTAAAATCTCTTCCTTAAGGGAAAAAATCTTACCCAAACCAACCACAGAAACGATGCCAACGGCTGAAATTGAAAAAAAAGAAGTGGTTGAAAAAAAAACAAAAGAAAACAAGAATAAAGAGAATAAAGAGAATAAAGAGAATAAACAACAAGAAGCCCCCACAGAATTGCAAGAATTTTTGGTCAATAACTCTGATCTTATTGAAGAAATTAAGGGCGAGTTTGAAATCAAAAGCGTGGAATTGTTATGA
- a CDS encoding anaerobic C4-dicarboxylate transporter has protein sequence MMDTFFQIIVLLFSLFLGARLGGLGVGYVGGLGVFVLCLFLGLNPGKIPFDVILIIMAVISAISAMQKAGGLDYLVKIAERILRKHPKQINYLAPSVAYFLTILAGTGHTVFSLIPVIVEVSQSQNIKPKVPLSLAVVSSQVGITASPVSAAVVFMSGILEPLGANYLTLLMIWIPTTFLACMFTAFIMGFTNLKLDSDPNYLERLKMGKISPPKIKEEKEVSKNAKLSLWIFIGGVVAIVFYASAISKNIALISPVILGRDQAIVSFMLSVAALIAIFCKINANEIAHSSVFKSGMQACVCVLGVAWLGDTFVSNHLNEIERYASFLIADYPFLLAVALFFASMLLYSQAATSKALIPSVITALGIGANHTEHLYIIVASFASVSALFVLPTYPTLLGAIAMDNTGTTKMGRYVFDHAFLIPGVLVVALSVALGFVVAPLVL, from the coding sequence ATGATGGATACCTTTTTTCAAATTATCGTGTTACTTTTTTCGCTTTTTTTAGGGGCAAGGCTAGGGGGTTTGGGGGTGGGCTATGTGGGGGGCTTGGGAGTGTTTGTTTTGTGCTTGTTTTTAGGGCTAAATCCGGGCAAAATCCCCTTTGATGTGATTTTAATCATCATGGCAGTCATTAGCGCTATTAGCGCGATGCAAAAGGCTGGAGGGTTAGATTATTTAGTCAAAATCGCTGAAAGAATTTTAAGAAAACACCCCAAGCAAATCAACTATTTAGCGCCTAGCGTGGCGTATTTTTTAACGATACTAGCGGGCACTGGGCATACGGTTTTTTCTTTGATCCCAGTGATTGTAGAGGTGAGTCAAAGCCAAAACATCAAACCCAAAGTGCCGTTGAGTTTAGCGGTCGTCTCTAGTCAGGTGGGCATTACTGCAAGCCCAGTGAGCGCGGCGGTGGTGTTTATGAGTGGTATTTTAGAGCCTTTGGGGGCAAATTACTTAACTCTTTTAATGATCTGGATCCCTACGACTTTTTTAGCATGCATGTTCACGGCGTTTATTATGGGTTTTACCAATTTAAAGTTAGACAGCGATCCCAACTATTTAGAGCGCTTGAAAATGGGCAAAATTTCGCCTCCTAAAATCAAAGAAGAAAAAGAAGTTTCAAAAAACGCGAAATTATCGTTATGGATTTTTATTGGTGGGGTTGTGGCGATCGTTTTTTATGCGAGTGCGATTTCTAAAAATATCGCTTTAATTAGCCCGGTGATTTTAGGAAGAGATCAAGCGATCGTGTCTTTCATGCTAAGCGTGGCGGCTTTAATTGCGATTTTTTGTAAAATCAATGCCAATGAAATCGCCCATTCAAGCGTGTTTAAATCCGGCATGCAAGCGTGCGTGTGCGTGCTGGGAGTGGCGTGGTTAGGCGATACTTTTGTGAGCAATCATTTAAATGAAATCGAGCGCTACGCTTCTTTTTTGATCGCAGATTATCCGTTTTTATTGGCTGTGGCGCTCTTTTTTGCTTCTATGCTTTTGTATTCGCAAGCTGCCACTTCTAAAGCACTCATCCCAAGCGTGATCACAGCTTTAGGCATTGGTGCTAATCACACGGAGCATTTGTATATTATCGTGGCTTCTTTTGCAAGCGTTTCAGCGCTATTTGTGTTACCCACTTACCCCACTTTGCTAGGAGCGATCGCTATGGATAACACCGGCACCACCAAAATGGGCCGTTATGTGTTTGATCATGCGTTTTTGATCCCTGGGGTTTTAGTCGTGGCTTTGAGCGTGGCGTTAGGGTTTGTTGTCGCACCGTTGGTTTTGTAG